In Antechinus flavipes isolate AdamAnt ecotype Samford, QLD, Australia chromosome 3, AdamAnt_v2, whole genome shotgun sequence, a genomic segment contains:
- the KCNE3 gene encoding potassium voltage-gated channel subfamily E member 3 — protein sequence MAMETPNGTEPWYESLQAVLKALNATLHRSLPCRPGPVPGPLLGNQTRALHTGRDDNSYMYILFVMFLFAATVGSLILGYTRSRKVDKRSDPYHVYIKNRVSMI from the coding sequence ATGGCCATGGAGACTCCCAACGGAACAGAGCCATGGTATGAAAGCCTGCAGGCGGTTCTGAAAGCACTGAATGCCACATTACACAGGAGCCTTCCTTGCCGACCAGGACCCGTGCCAGGACCGCTGCTGGGTAACCAGACCCGCGCTCTCCACACTGGCCGAGATGATAATTCCTACATGTACATCCTTTTTGTCATGTTTCTCTTTGCTGCCACAGTGGGCAGCCTCATCCTGGGCTACACTCGCTCCCGCAAGGTGGACAAGCGCAGTGACCCTTACCATGTCTACATCAAGAATCGTGTGTCAATGATCTGA